In Antechinus flavipes isolate AdamAnt ecotype Samford, QLD, Australia chromosome 3, AdamAnt_v2, whole genome shotgun sequence, a genomic segment contains:
- the LOC127556635 gene encoding zinc finger protein OZF-like gives MYLMFQPSVTFKDVAVDFTRAEWEHLDSAQRDLYRDVMLENYKNLVSLGFQISKPKVISKLERGGAQWMLGRKVPRRPFPGRLCQKSKGKSKDSAPKQCNYISLKKRLMVNSNEYVDVLRQNGYLSGHQKIPIGKKLYKCNECEKAFNSNSSLTVHQRIHTGLKPYMCTECGKAFSQKGNLTKHKRNHTGEKSYKCNECGKAFRDRGYLSIHQKIHTGEKSYKCNVCGKAFSQKGHLTVHQTMHTGEKSYKCNECGKAFSQRGSFNIHQKIHTGEKSFKCDECGKGFIDRGNLNKHYKIHTGEKSYKCNECGKAFSQRGSLNKHHKIHTGEKSYKCNECGKAFSQRSYLTIHQKIHTGEKSYKCNECGRAFRQKGHLTVHQRIHTGEKPYKCNECGRAFRKTGHLAVHQRIHTGENPFNTVNVERLQSQDILYLS, from the exons ATGTATTTGATGTTTCAGCCATCAGTGACCTTCAAagatgtggctgtggacttcaccAGGGCAGAATGGGAGCACCTGGATTCTGCTCAGAGAGACCTCTACAGAGATGTGATGCTTGAGAACTATAAGAACCTCGTCTCCTTGG GCTTTCAAATTTCCAAGCCAAAAGTGATCTCCAAGTTAGAAAGAGGAGGTGCACAATGGATGCTTGGGAGGAAAGTTCCAAGAAGGCCCTTTCCAG GTCGCCTTTGTCAGAAGAGTAAGGGTAAAAGCAAGGATTCTGCTCCAAAGCAGtgtaattatatttcattaaagaaaagacTTATGGTGAATAGTAATGAATATGTTGATGTCTTAAGACAGAACGGATACCTTAGTGGACATCAGAAAATTCCTATTGGAAAGAAactctataaatgtaatgaatgtgaaaaAGCCTTCAACTCCAACTCAAGCCTTACTGTACATCAACGCATTCATACTGGATTAAAACCATATATGTGTactgaatgtgggaaagccttcagccaAAAAGGAAACCTTACTAAACATAAAAGAaatcatactggagagaaatccTATAAATGTAacgaatgtggaaaagcttttagagaCAGAGGATACCTTTCTATTCATcaaaaaattcatactggagagaaatcttataaatgtaatgtatgtgggaaagccttcagccaGAAAGGAcatcttactgtacatcagacaatgcatactggagagaaatcctataaatgtaatgaatgtgggaaagccttcagccaGAGGGGCAGCTTTAATatacatcagaaaattcatactggagagaaatccttcaaatgtgatgaatgtggaaaaggtTTCATTGACAGAGGAAATCTTAATAAACATTATaaaattcacactggagagaaatcttataaatgtaatgaatgtggtaAAGCCTTCAGCCAGAGAGGAAGCCTTAATAAACATCATAAAATTCATACCGGAGAGAaatcttataaatgtaatgaatgtgggaaagctttcagcCAGAGAAGTTACCTTACAatacatcagaaaattcatactggagagaaatcctataaatgtaatgaatgtgggagaGCCTTCAGGCAGAAGGGAcatcttactgtacatcagagaattcatactggagaaaaaccctataaatgtaatgaatgtggtaGGGCCTTCAGAAAGACTGGACACCTTGCTGTacaccagagaattcatactggagaaaatcCTTTTAATACAGTGAATGTTGAAAGACTTCAGTCACAAGACATTCTTTATTTATCCTGA